The nucleotide sequence TAAATAAATGGATTCCATCTGCAAGGAGGCAAACAAGGAGGCAGAGCTCTCACATGTtgttgctgctgccaggagccttGGACAGGGCTGCACTGACCAGCACCGAGCACAGACTCAGATTATTGTCTCTGGTTCTGGTCCCAAGGGCATGAAAagtcccagcccctctccaggagcagctgggagtgaGCCATGCCCTATTCCACATCTCTCCAGCCATGAAGGTGTTGCAAATGCCAGGGGGGACTTAACAAGCAGAGAGGACGAGGCCAGAGCAAGCTCTGGCACTTGGTTAAAAGATAATTTCCTAAACTCTGGCACCTTGCCTTATTCTGCTCCACTCTACCCCGGAGTTGGAGTTGCACAGCTGATTGTAGTGGTAAGAAACACAAGCAGAATCAAAACAAAGAACCAAAAAGTCCTATGGACTGTAAATTTCAAGCTCCATTACAAccagtggaagaaaaattagGTTGGTTTTGACCAACCTGCTAAAGAGCTTTCTCCTGCCTGCCACATCCTCCCAGTGGGATTATGGATCCATCCAGGAATatgatgttttcctttcagtccTTGAGCTCTCTGCCCACCCACCCACAGCTGGGcatccctccctggccctgctggttGTCCCAGTCAGTCACCTTTGGTGGCTTCTCCTTGGACTCTTCTTTGATGCTGGGCTCCTTGAACTTCTCCGAGCCTCCCACCTTCTCCTCAAAGTCGGGTctctccagctcagcctcctcAAACTCATCCTCACCTTGGTTATTGGGGTCCTGGGCAGGATCTGCAGCATCATCTGGCATCtggacaagaaaagaaatacctgGCAGGACATTCCCTCAGGAGGCAGAATAATCCCTTCCCCAGTGAGCAGGAGCACCGGCCTGGAGCACTTGGTTGTACCTCACCAAGCCTGTTAGTGTTTGttcaaaaaatccccaaaccagtCTTTGTTATCCCTCTGAATCCCTCCAGATCCAAGGAGTTTGGAGTTGCACATGATAGAAACTTCTGGGTCATTATTGATTTATTGGATTCTTATTCCAAGCCAGATGAAACGCGGCAGCAGCCTTttcacagccaggctggagcagcctgggatcgTGGAgagtgtccctgccatggcagggggtgggatgagggatttttaaggtccctcccagagcactgagtggcTTTATGATGCTGTGGTTACTCACCATGGGCTCCTGGACAACAGCCTCTTTCTGTGAGTGCTCGTTCTCCTCCCTCTCGATCACTCCTGCATCTgcaagggacagggacagggacagggacagggacagtcaGTGGGGTCTCCTTAAAGCCACTGCCACCAGTCTGGTGGTTTATCTCGACCTGCTTGAGGCAGCCAATGCTCTGTGAGTGTGTGCAGAGGAATTCAATGCCATGAATGAAACATTTCCATACccatttccagctcctcctcatccGCCCTCTCCTTCTCTACCCCCTGCTCTGGCCCTCTCCTCgggctggggggctgggggctgcccctCTGCACCTCCTGCCCGGCCTTGGGGGCAAAGTGAAGGCTCTTGGGGTACCCATGGGCTTGTTCCTCGTCCATCTGGGCGTTCACCTTGCTAACGAGGTCCTTCCAGCTGCAACCAAACAGAACCCCCGGCCTCAGTACATGTTCCATAAAACCATTTCATAATGGCAAGCAGAGCAAAAAAATACTCCAACACATGCAGAAGTCTGGCTTAATTTAACTTCTTTTGGTCAAAACTAGCAGGTTGTATTAATTACAGTGATATCTGCTTGGAAAAGAACATTTAATATGGCACAGAGTACGAAATAAGCTCTGCTTTGTAAATACAATTTATGGTAGAACTCCCTTAATATTATTCATATGACAATGACATCCATGTAGCAGTAAACACCAATTCTGAATAGATTCTTACTCCTGCCTCACACATACCCAAACACACACATCTAAGGGTTTAAAAACACCGAAACCACAAGTCTCCTTTATTGTCCCGACGTCATGGAAAATGAAGATGCTGCTAAAGTAAAATGAATGCTTCCCAAATAGCTCAATAGCCTTAGTCAGGGACAGCTTCAGAAGCAAAGAAGGGATGACATCCCAGTGGTAGGGACTCAAAAATAAGTGAAGCAAAACCTTTTAACCCCAGTAAGTTACAGCAGTTCCAAGCAGGATGACTGCTTGCTCCAGCCTGTCCTCTACACGAGATTTAAAAACCTATTTAAGACATTTCAGGTTTTAACTGATGGAAAGGACAAATGGCCTGAGCTTCAGCAGCTCTTTAAGCCAGCACACAAACTCTCCAGTGAGGAAAATCCCAACCCAGCCCTCAGCTCAGACTTCCCCATTATAAAACCATTAAAATGCCAGTTGGCCACCAGGAGCTCATCTGGAACCCGCTGGTCAGagcctcccagggcagcagttcctggctgtggggcccctttgtgctctgctgcagccccgtGTTGCTCTTGGCTCTGGCAGGGTTGGGTTGTGTGCTCCTTATCACAAATCTCAGCCCGTGTAAACaacagcctccagctgctctgtaaCTCCTCGGTGAGAGctccaggaaaagcaaagcacaccAGACACCCCGGGGTCCCTGTTCTCCCCGAAATCCCTCGCCAAACAAatcaatatttgcattttctgcctCACACGGTGACAGGAacctggctgggctctgcatgGTGAGGAAATGCCATTCTGCCATCACAACCCTCACCTTCAGTCACAGGTACGCCCggccctgcctgcagcaacCACAacatccctggagctgttccagctgtgtccctgcagatGTGATTTATCCCAGCACTTTGGGGAGGACGTGGCCAGTTAAAGAAATAAGCAAAGCACAGTCTCTGCCCTCGAAAGGGCACAGGTTAAGTGAACAGACAAAAATAGAAGGGAAGAAAGGGCAGGATCAGGCTGAGTCTAGAATGAAATCCAGATGTTTCCTCTACagataaaacagaaatgaaatccTGTTTGCTCCAATAAACTGAACAGACACGACCTGCACACACTCAGGGGATAAATAAGTTAAAGGAGTAActtttttcactattttcaGAGTCACTTTTTGGATTGTGGCCAGACTTTGATTTATTGCAGCCACAGAgagacattttcttccttttgcagaacagagcagtctcctgccagtgctgctgagaCAATAAACAGTTTCCCCTGTGCCTGCACAGCATCCACTGGATCCTGGGCCCTGACCAGACTCCCAGGAATTCCACCAATACCAgtaacacaccaaaaaaaagctgttcctCCAACATCTTTCAAACAGACCCACAATAAACAcaaggagagagagagctgggatgtTCCTGTTTGGTACCTTCACCCCGAACGCTGAGACTGGAAGAGTTTTGTGTCACCAACCTTTGCATTTGCACCTGTCTGTTCCCTGCTGAGTGGTGGCTGTCCAGCATAGGAGGTTTTTCTGCTGGAGAGGGCTGTCTTGGGtcagccagggacagcccaggagCCTGGCTCTCCTCGTGGCTTCGCACCTGGATGCGCATCACCATCTTCACGTCCTGCAGAGGAGACACAAGGATACACCTGGGATATCAAATACCTCCCAAATCTGGACACGTTTATGGGCCAGAAAATCCTTTATCAAAGAACAAACATTCTGAAATGATCCCAAAGAAATCAACAGTCCTGCCCACCCTGCAGTAGAAGACTCCTCCTTAACACAGCCAAAAAGGAATCATTCAGATCCTACGTGACCCGGGCTTGTATGGGGTAGGTGAATCTCCAGGAAAAGAGGAACAACAAAACTACCTTAAAACACCCCCACACATTGACATTACTGTAATTAAAGCCCAGCCACACTGCaattattgtctttttttaGAGATTTGCAGTCCATAACTCCCTCTCAACCACCCCAGGAAGGCTGGGAGGGGGGGGCTGCTGTGATGATTTACTCTTTGCACACTTCACAGAACCCCTGAGCCTGGCTGTGAAACCACCAACTCCTCAGCGTGTTAAACCTGAGGCCAGCACCACCCACACTCACAGCACCACAAATCCCAGAACTCTGAGCTCTTCACAAGCCAAGACCACACAAAACCAGTGCGGAACCTACTGGGTTCCCGTTGGGCAGGCTGTTCATGGTGCGGGTGAACCTGACCACGTGGCCGTCCCCGTGCCGCGCTGGCCAGGCTGGCACGGCCTCTGGCAGCGAGTTGGCATCgtgtgctggggctggctgggtgAAGGGCACCTGTGGCTGTGGCCTGGGGCCGTCGTGGCTGTGGGATCCCTGCCCCGCCGGCTGCTGAGCGCCGGGCGCCGCGGAGGGCAGCGCGTTCCCGGCCGGATGGTTCTCCTGGCTGGCCTGGAAAGCctgcaaggaaggaaggaaggaaggacaagaGTGAATTCTCagctggagggagctgggatggttATTTTAAAGCCCCAGGAGCCCTGCAGAATGCTGCTCCCTGGGTTTTTCTGGGAATACCACACCTTCTGCCTCCCCggctgcagctggctgctggctggcaccaggggctgctgccccttcccaccacctcctcctcctcctcctcctcctcctcctcctcctctcaagCCTGGCATCTTCTGGAGAGCTTCCTTGAGCTGCCTGAACTCTTCCATCTGGGCCTGAAGGGGGGAGAAGGACACGGAGAAACCTCACACAGGATTAAACATCTCCCTGCTGGCAAAAGCCACTCTTTGGCAGAGGTACATTCtaaagaaaatctgtattttatcCATATGAAAGGTTGGAGAAAATCCACGACCATTAATGACAAACCCAGATTTCCCTCCAGATTTCATGGATATTCTGCATTTCCCCTTTGTGAAGTGCTGAGCTGTTGCACTGATCCTTTTCCTGATGCTGTTCAGTGCAGGAGCCATGGATTAACTCCTGCCTTGGTACACGGATTGTATCCTGGCACTCCTGGCCTCCGTCTCCTCCTGTACCTCCAGGTCACCTCATTTCCTTCCAGTGGAGGCATTTCCCCCTGGATGTGCTCATCCCAGCAGGGCTGACAATAATTGGCATAATCCTTCCTGACAATCCAATTTACTTTGCAAGACAAAGGAAAATCGATTCTCCTGGACTGGGTAAGCAAATGCaaccctcctctctctcctgcagctTCTTTCATTCATCCCTAACCCTGAAAAGTAGGGCTTGAAAAAGCCAAAAGCCACTCAGGAAAACCTCCTCATTTCCACCCTGGTTATTTATAGGAAATTGAGGGGGGAGACCTTTTCATGTGCAGGAAATGGACCAAATTAGGGACTTGGCAGAGTGGGAAAACTTCCAAGCAGCAAGCAAAGTTTAGCAGGAAATTAATTCCTGAGCAGGCTCTGTTGATTTCAGTTCTTCCCTCTGAAATATGACcttaaaattaacattaaaatcCAAATAAACACCAACAAAACCCCTCAGCAAAGCAAACATAAAAGGAACAAGGAAAAGGCAGCCAAGAAGAGTTCCTGGGATATGAACTCATTGGAAACTTCCAGTCAGGACAAACCAGATGGAGGCAAAACTTGTACCCATCAATTCATCATCACTTGGAAGTATTTGGGATGTGGGGAGGCattccagggctgggaattcAGGGACTTTGGGCAGCAAACTTGTATtttcagctgctgggacagaTTCCAGGCTGGAGAATTTTACAGAGTGGATCTACACTCCCAACACCTCCCAGCACTGTTTCAGGCAACTCACCACCCTGGAATACAGCTGGTGGCAGGATTTACTGTTTAGAGAATATTGGAATGCAGAGCCCAGGTGGTTACCTGGGCATTGAGGAGCTGGGTGTGAACCTCCTGGTGGGCCTTCCTGAGGAGCTTGCTCTCTTCTCTGAGTTTAAACACTGTGTctgcaggaggagaagaagaaatttccttaaaagagggattttttcaAGTGTAGCATCTCCCTTTCTCACCACAAATTCCTCTTCACCTCACAGATCCCTCCAAGCCCAGCAATTACAAACCTGCTCATCATTCCTTCCAGCACTCCCAGGAATTCCTTCTCTCCAGACTCTTTCCTAACTCCTGCTCTCAGCTCAGGCTCTCACTCTGTTTGCCACAGGAGTCAGATAATTTGGGTTTTTACTCCACTTTCCCCTTGCAGATGAAGAGAAGGGGGAGCAGGGAGTCACTGCCCCTTCCTGGAGGAACTGGAAGCTTAAGGAAGAACCCCAAGAGGgatgtgccagctctgctgagcccaCAGATTCCCTCCTGCCGCACAGAGAAGCTGCCTCTTGATGgtaccaaccaaaaaaaaaccccatgacCCACTTGGAGAAAATAATCATGGGACAGTTCTGTCCTCAGGCATGTTTATTCCTGGGCTTTTAAGGAACAGTTGTGCCTTGCAGCCTCCAGGTTGGGCTTTTTCAAGCTCTTTGCACACTCCTGAGTGCTTCAGCTCCAGAGCACGCGATGTGCCGGGGTTTGGATGTCACCGTGTACCCTCGGATGGAAAGGAAAGGCTGTGTCCCAAAATGCCAGCCTTATTTTGGATCCTGGATCTCTCAGAATATCCCCAGAGCAGGATGAACTGGGGTTTCTCTGCACTatgggctgggatgggaatttttccatgacTGCAATAGGATGAATTGCACACAAGGCTCAAAATTACAGATATTTCTGATTACAgggggtttcttttctttatattcaGCCCTGAGAGAACACATTTCACCTCTGAGGTTGGGTGCTGTGCTCTTGCCTTGCAGTGAAGGTTGACATCAAACTGAGAATGGAGCTCTCAGTGAGAGACAATCTAGCAAAAACCCCTCCATCCCACTCTAACAATGTGCATTTCAGGAAGAGAGACAATCAAATATTTAGGTTTCACTTATTTGTCCTCAATTTCcccccttccaacccaaaagCTCATCAGATATTACActgggctttgctgagcagaggaaaaaacccaaacacacagGAGCAGATTTTGATGTTCCAGACCTCATCAAGTAAGAACAGATGCAAACCTTAAAAGCCCCACAATGTAATTaaacagcagaataaataaaaaccactcTTTGGGAATTAAAGGGATCAGCATTGCCTACAACACTTGCActattaaattgcattttacaGACCTACACCATTAATTACAAAAAGTGTGTTTCATTCTGCTCCCAAGCTCCAATGCCAGAATTTGCAGGATTTATTCCTGCACCACCACCTGAGGCAGGACAATGCTCCAGCTGAGGCCAAGACACTGCACATTGTCCCACAAAATTGTTCctgggggtgtttttgggggcctgcagaggaatctctgTCCTCTCTTGATCCcagtccttcccctgcctggtgttttctcagtttttatcACCCTCACCCTGCAGGTTGGTGACCTCGctgtccttctcctgctgcagctgggcaaaTTTCTGGCTGTGGGTCTCCAGGCTCTTGCGGTGTTCCAGTTTCAGGctgttgtgctgcagctgcaggtccagcagctgcttcttgaCATCGTCGTGCTGGTTctggggaggagaagaagggaCAGAGTCAGAACAAGAGGAGTGATTTAGCTATTGCCAAGTGTGTGTTTAATGAGTTGCTTGAGGGGGCAGCCAGAAATCCCAGGTACAATCAAACACTCTCTGTGCTCGGTGGTCCAGGGGAAGATGTGAAATGCCAACTAAATTCCACTTTGGGAAGAGGTTTTGGGGGTCTCCTTGGAGGCAGAATTGGTGACAAGTCCCTTTCTGGGACAGAGTCAGGAGCTGCacctgctcctccctgcaggaATCCATCGCAGTGCAGGCCTTGACATCTGCTGGTATCAAACCACATCCCTGTGGAACACAAATCCAAGGGCTTTCCCAGAGATCCCAGACATCTGAAGGacattccctgctccttgccATGGAGCACCAGCACACTGCAGGATGGGAATTGTCACCTTTGAACAGGGACAGGGTCTAATTCCCGTGACCCTCCTCAGGGGTTGGACACGCACCTGGACACCCAGCGGTTTTCCCTCTGCTTGCTTTGCTTCCCAACAGCCTGGAAGTTCTCCCAGCCGCTCCTCAGAGCTGCTACAACAGGAGGGGAGAGCTTGTGCAGGGATCCTCTGGCAGAACCCGGGGAGAGCCCATGttccccacagcaccccagggcTCGCAGGCATCCGGTTCCAGGGTAACGAGACTCTCACAAGTCCATGGACTATTCCAAGCAGGTCAAGGATTCACCAGATAAAAgtgggctggaaagctgctctcttctcccctcccctcttgCAGAGCCCGGGAACAAACCACACAGAAACATCCTTTTGCTGGGACCCGCTGAACCAGAAATCacctccttttattttgttacCATGGTAACCCAGAGATTCCTTCCACATCCAGTTTGTCAACACCAATTATGTATGCAGATTGACTGGCTCTCAGGTGAACCCTGGCCCTGCCACACAATCCCTCCTCAGGACTCAGGCAGCCATTTCAATCAGGCTTCcggggagggaaaaaaaatacaaatcttgttttaaaaaccccaaacctctaAATGCTATCCATGCTCGCGTTTatctccaggaaaacaaagtgtCTGTGGCCCAGGCATCCCCCCTGAAGCAATTATCCTCCACTTAAAGAGATGTAGCTGTGCTCCAAAAATACAGGCAGTGCAGAGGAAAAGATGGAGGGGTCCCAGAGACAGaacaaagaagagaaacaagaatGTCAGGTTCATCAGATCACAAGATCCAGAGGCAAAATAAAGAGAACTGGAGACTCCTGCTTTGGCTTTCAAAGGTACTTAGAGCTCTCATCAGAGCCCCTAGCAGAAAGCACTGCAGAGGAACCCCTTCCCT is from Corvus moneduloides isolate bCorMon1 chromosome 22, bCorMon1.pri, whole genome shotgun sequence and encodes:
- the LOC116454628 gene encoding Golgi integral membrane protein 4-like isoform X1 — translated: MGTGMCSRRQKGLLQTGFCLLTVACLGSGVFLYNHLQQKVRNAEALAQKYKQQQEALSAQLQVVYEHRSRLERSLQKERGEHKKTKEDFLVYKLEAQEALNKEKQDSMNRYGALSSQHKILKNQHDDVKKQLLDLQLQHNSLKLEHRKSLETHSQKFAQLQQEKDSEVTNLQDTVFKLREESKLLRKAHQEVHTQLLNAQAQMEEFRQLKEALQKMPGLRGGGGGGGGGGGGGGKGQQPLVPASSQLQPGRQKAFQASQENHPAGNALPSAAPGAQQPAGQGSHSHDGPRPQPQVPFTQPAPAHDANSLPEAVPAWPARHGDGHVVRFTRTMNSLPNGNPDVKMVMRIQVRSHEESQAPGLSLADPRQPSPAEKPPMLDSHHSAGNRQVQMQSWKDLVSKVNAQMDEEQAHGYPKSLHFAPKAGQEVQRGSPQPPSPRRGPEQGVEKERADEEELEMDAGVIEREENEHSQKEAVVQEPMMPDDAADPAQDPNNQGEDEFEEAELERPDFEEKVGGSEKFKEPSIKEESKEKPPKDAGRPAKPREDPLDDYQEDQEQEIEDHGGEVDDNDDLELVQERRDRVGMQGAGGKKDDYF
- the LOC116454628 gene encoding Golgi integral membrane protein 4-like isoform X2, giving the protein MGTGMCSRRQKGLLQTGFCLLTVACLGSGVFLYNHLQQKVRNAEALAQKYKQQQEALSAQLQVVYEHRSRLERSLQKERGEHKKTKEDFLVYKLEAQEALNKEKQDSMNRYGALSSQHKILKNQHDDVKKQLLDLQLQHNSLKLEHRKSLETHSQKFAQLQQEKDSEVTNLQDTVFKLREESKLLRKAHQEVHTQLLNAQAQMEEFRQLKEALQKMPGLRGGGGGGGGGGGGGGKGQQPLVPASSQLQPGRQKAFQASQENHPAGNALPSAAPGAQQPAGQGSHSHDGPRPQPQVPFTQPAPAHDANSLPEAVPAWPARHGDGHVVRFTRTMNSLPNGNPDVKMVMRIQVRSHEESQAPGLSLADPRQPSPAEKPPMLDSHHSAGNRQVQMQSWKDLVSKVNAQMDEEQAHGYPKSLHFAPKAGQEVQRGSPQPPSPRRGPEQGVEKERADEEELEMDAGVIEREENEHSQKEAVVQEPMMPDDAADPAQDPNNQGEDEFEEAELERPDFEEKVGGSEKFKEPSIKEESKEKPPKDAGRPAKPREDPLDDYQEDQEQEIVRHQGGSWR
- the LOC116454628 gene encoding Golgi integral membrane protein 4-like isoform X4; its protein translation is MNRYGALSSQHKILKNQHDDVKKQLLDLQLQHNSLKLEHRKSLETHSQKFAQLQQEKDSEVTNLQDTVFKLREESKLLRKAHQEVHTQLLNAQAQMEEFRQLKEALQKMPGLRGGGGGGGGGGGGGGKGQQPLVPASSQLQPGRQKAFQASQENHPAGNALPSAAPGAQQPAGQGSHSHDGPRPQPQVPFTQPAPAHDANSLPEAVPAWPARHGDGHVVRFTRTMNSLPNGNPDVKMVMRIQVRSHEESQAPGLSLADPRQPSPAEKPPMLDSHHSAGNRQVQMQSWKDLVSKVNAQMDEEQAHGYPKSLHFAPKAGQEVQRGSPQPPSPRRGPEQGVEKERADEEELEMDAGVIEREENEHSQKEAVVQEPMMPDDAADPAQDPNNQGEDEFEEAELERPDFEEKVGGSEKFKEPSIKEESKEKPPKDAGRPAKPREDPLDDYQEDQEQEIEDHGGEVDDNDDLELVQERRDRVGMQGAGGKKDDYF
- the LOC116454628 gene encoding Golgi integral membrane protein 4-like isoform X3, translated to MGTGMCSRRQKGLLQTGFCLLTVACLGSGVFLYNHLQQKVRNAEALAQKYKQQQEALSAQLQVVYEHRSRLERSLQKERGEHKKTKEDFLVYKLEAQEALNKEKQDSMNRYGALSSQHKILKNQHDDVKKQLLDLQLQHNSLKLEHRKSLETHSQKFAQLQQEKDSEVTNLQDTVFKLREESKLLRKAHQEVHTQLLNAQAQMEEFRQLKEALQKMPGLRGGGGGGGGGGGGGGKGQQPLVPASSQLQPGRQKAFQASQENHPAGNALPSAAPGAQQPAGQGSHSHDGPRPQPQVPFTQPAPAHDANSLPEAVPAWPARHGDGHVVRFTRTMNSLPNGNPDVKMVMRIQVRSHEESQAPGLSLADPRQPSPAEKPPMLDSHHSAGNRQVQMQSWKDLVSKVNAQMDEEQAHGYPKSLHFAPKAGQEVQRGSPQPPSPRRGPEQGVEKERADEEELEMDAGVIEREENEHSQKEAVVQEPMMPDDAADPAQDPNNQGEDEFEEAELERPDFEEKVGGSEKFKEPSIKEESKEKPPKDVAGRRKLFSRLVKTNLIFLPLVVMELEIYSP